The Pseudodesulfovibrio sediminis genome includes the window TTTATGGTGGGCAAAACAGTTGTCCCCGTTGAAGGGGTGGTCTTTGATCCAAACAATTTGCGTATGGTCGATTTGATCGATGCTGGCTGGAAGCTCTTTGGAGTCATGTTCGCCGGTGGTTTGGTCTTTGGCATTCCGGCCACAATTGTGACATATTTTGGCTCCTTGTTTGTCATTCGGCGATATCGTGAGCGTCGAGCTATTCGATTATTGCGCAAACGCACAAGCGGTTAGCCCGCTTCATCCTCCTTTCCATAGCTCTGGAAGTTGATTGCTTTCGGCGTTATTATCTCTTCAATTTTGTTATCATGAATTGCCATTGCTGGTAATTATGCGTATTTATTACGCGAGTAATCATGCTATTGTGATATTTGATAATTACTGTTCATCTCAACAGGAGTTCATACAGATGGTTGTGCGACCTCTGTCAACATTGATAGCTCTCGGATTGTTTCTCTGTTGTATTTTTGCAGGGGCCACCTATGTTGGTGGCTGGCTGGCTTACAGTATCGGGGCTGGTTGTACTTTGGGAGCAACGTTAATTGTCGGCGTCCTGTTTAGAAAAGAACTACGGCAGATCGCCGATATCCTTGCTTCTCTTACGCAGGGGGAGTCTCGGGAAATCTCTGATGCCATGATAGCAGGAAAGATCGGGGAAGGGCTGACTTCGTGCAGGATCGCCGTGGGAGAAATGGCGGCCCAGGTGTTTTTTTTCAAGGCCGCTGTTCATGAACTTGGAACGCCTGTCATGATTTGCAACGAAAAGGGTGTGGTGGTTCTGGCGACAAAGTCCATGCTGGAACTTTTGCAAAAAACAGAAGGGCAGGTCGTCGGGAAGAGTGTCAGTGAGGCCTTGTACAACAAAACCGGTACATCGCTGACCGAACGCGCTCTTCGAAACAGGAGAGGGCTGGTTGACGCGCGTGATCTGGTTCTCTGGGACGGTCGCTCTCTCGCTGTCGAGTTGGCAATCTCCATCTTCAAGGATGCGTCCGGCAAGGTCATTGGTGCCGCGACCTCTGTTATCGACATGACAGAAAGGGTTGAACGGCAAAAACTGGTTGAACAACAGAGTGCGCAAATGATTTCCGCCGGAGAACGGCTGAGCAAGTTGGCTGAACATGTGGCCTCTGCCACCGAACTGCTTTCCGCTTCGGCTGATGATCAGGCCCAGGGGGCACAGAAACAGAGCGCACAAACAGCATCCGTGGCAACAGCTATGGAAGAGATGACTGAGACCGTGCTTGAGGTGGCACAGAATGCCACTGCTACCCGGAAGGCAGCCGACGAGGCTCATGAATCCGCTGCCGAAGGCGTGGACATGGTCAACAAGGCCGTGGCGGCAATCAATCAGGTAGCCGAATCTGCTCGACAGCTTGAGCATGAAGTGAAGGAGCTTGACTCCCAGGCAGATGCGATCGGGCAGATTATCAGTGTTATCAATGATATTGCTGATCAGACAAATCTACTTGCTCTGAATGCGGCCATCGAAGCAGCGCGTGCTGGAGAAGCCGGGCGCGGTTTTGCCGTTGTTGCCGACGAGGTTCGCAAGCTGGCTGAGAAGACAATGGATGCCACCAAGGATGTAGAGAAAGCCATTTCAATGATTCAGTCCAGCTCTCGATATGCCACCACAAGTATGCAGGCTACGGCTAGGCAGGTGGATGAGTCCACGGAACTGTCCAATCAGGCTGGTGAAGCCCTGCAACATATCATGAGCAGCATAAAGGACATGGTGAGTCGTGTTGGAGATATTGCCACCGCTTCCGGCGAACAGTCTGTTGCGGCAGAGGAAGTCATGCACAATGTCGAAGAGATCGCGAGCATTGCCGGTGACGCGGACGAAGCCGCTGGTCAGGCTGCCAGTGCAACCCGAGATATGGCTGAACTGGCCAAGGATCTGTTGACCGTATCAAAGGAATTCTTGGATCATGATGGCGACATCGAAGAGCATGCGTCAGATACCAAGATGAAGGGAGTGCTGCTCAAATATGCCCAGGAGTATGTGAAGGACACATATGACAGCGCTGTTTATCAGGCAATGCAGGAAGGGTTGGGCAATCCGGTTTTTCTCCCGACTGACAGTTATCCCGATCAATATCTGATGCGGATCGCGGAGTTGACGTCTCGCGCAGCCGGTGTATCTGTGCGCGATTTCTTCCTTGATCTTGGCCGGTTTACCGTTGTAAAATTTAAGGGTATGTATCCGAGATATTTCAAGGAAGAGTCGCTCAAGAGCTTTTATCTTCGTATGAACGATGTGCATGCTCATTTGACCAAGGATCAGCCTGGCATCAAGCCTCCCAACTTCACATATGAGGATAAAGGGGATGAGCTGTTCATGAATTATCGGTCGAAAAGAGGACTCTTCGATTATTTTGAAGGGATTCTTCTGGGAGCGGCGGAAGCGAAGGGAGAGCGTGTTTCCGTGAAGATCAAACCGTTCGATGCTGAGAGTGCGCGTGCCGAGATAGTCTTTCATGGCAAGATTGTTTAAAAAAGTGTAAAAAATAATTATAACAGGCTTTCTGTTTGTTTATGAGTGCTATACGGTAGTATTGTTTTAATTGGTCGACCTAGGCCCAAAATGCGGCCATGTGAATAGCGTTGTGATTTGAGGAGAGTGCCCGGATGTCAGATGATCTGAATAGGCAGATATTCAAAGAGGAAGCATACGACCTCCTGCGCGAGCTTGAGGGAGCCCTGCTCGAGTTGGAAGAAGCGCCGGAAGATATGGATCTGGTTAACCAGATATTCAGAGCCCTGCATACCATCAAGGGATCTGGCTCCATGTTTGGTTTTGAAGATATCGCCAATTTTACTCATGAACTGGAAACGGTTTTTGATAT containing:
- a CDS encoding methyl-accepting chemotaxis protein; its protein translation is MVVRPLSTLIALGLFLCCIFAGATYVGGWLAYSIGAGCTLGATLIVGVLFRKELRQIADILASLTQGESREISDAMIAGKIGEGLTSCRIAVGEMAAQVFFFKAAVHELGTPVMICNEKGVVVLATKSMLELLQKTEGQVVGKSVSEALYNKTGTSLTERALRNRRGLVDARDLVLWDGRSLAVELAISIFKDASGKVIGAATSVIDMTERVERQKLVEQQSAQMISAGERLSKLAEHVASATELLSASADDQAQGAQKQSAQTASVATAMEEMTETVLEVAQNATATRKAADEAHESAAEGVDMVNKAVAAINQVAESARQLEHEVKELDSQADAIGQIISVINDIADQTNLLALNAAIEAARAGEAGRGFAVVADEVRKLAEKTMDATKDVEKAISMIQSSSRYATTSMQATARQVDESTELSNQAGEALQHIMSSIKDMVSRVGDIATASGEQSVAAEEVMHNVEEIASIAGDADEAAGQAASATRDMAELAKDLLTVSKEFLDHDGDIEEHASDTKMKGVLLKYAQEYVKDTYDSAVYQAMQEGLGNPVFLPTDSYPDQYLMRIAELTSRAAGVSVRDFFLDLGRFTVVKFKGMYPRYFKEESLKSFYLRMNDVHAHLTKDQPGIKPPNFTYEDKGDELFMNYRSKRGLFDYFEGILLGAAEAKGERVSVKIKPFDAESARAEIVFHGKIV